Proteins co-encoded in one Clarias gariepinus isolate MV-2021 ecotype Netherlands chromosome 13, CGAR_prim_01v2, whole genome shotgun sequence genomic window:
- the ccdc88c gene encoding protein Daple isoform X5 → MDVTVSELMANFMESPLVVWVKTFGPLSSNSEDKLSMFMELVDGVFLHKIMTHIDPSPTNHRVNKQVNSDVNLRMQNLSTVIRHIRNYYQEHLQQLVLMTLPNVLTIAKDPLSGKSMEEMKRLLLLLLGCAVQCERKEEIIEKIKLLDIETQAAIVSHIQEVTHNQENVLDMQWQDVGELPPEFLDSLSRSMAFHLRKLIDERDECSELILELTQERDYLQSQQLPNSIGYSSADQSSQPSILTKEERQHLAVELADTKAKLRRSRQELEEKTEQLIDVKNELERLDAEMQRLKQENMQLLAEARSVRAYRDEVDALRERAGKVDRLETELARFKEKLHDVYFYKARMEELREDNMTLLETKSMLEEQLGTARGRCDKLHELEKENLHLRSKLHDMEIDRDSDKKRLEELLEENMMLEISQKQSMNESAHLGWELEQLAKNNEVNDVCKSFVVEMNESASSRLLKLEKENQSLQSTIQNLREASLKHEETQLHTVELERENQGLSKKLERLQSQLDQEKQTIKDMESFGEELIKEKEKMEKDHETQWAEKGKQISDLEREKEHLTQTVNTLRKRAQEDSEARVREVESENRILHQKISDTGSQLVQLEHEKQQITKQLECEHECAKELQIKVERLECSQKQLQDELASLKMAEEQLEALQCKSNIIEQENWKLKKDAEELQSNNIRLALLEKEHRKLENENVELRGTVAELRSQAKRTERLEINCSSLDKENHRLQQSLESSSTKIQDLKNELHDVEAQSEELRHELEELRKVARRAEDAEKERRKVEQELSQVEKERKQLEREARRLRQQVDVRESALDESALKLSNMEKEGTAMNRELARLQEVASRVKDLEKENKELQKHVTIDKKTLATLREELVNEKLRVQQQCNELEKLSHELEKIGLNRERLLQEEHSCEDNKYRILETKIESALKNSLKLKEEKIQGLESRLEESSSLNQQLRSELTSVKKTLEALRQRQEEEAAHSEISQKAAEQGRSGTSQEKWETEQREITTELLKLKDRLIDVEKSCSSVSQNASLQTEKHLLKEHLKQLDSQNTQLNAQTLALQKQATTLQEQNTALHKDTAKLQVENSTLKSQNSSLTAQYAALQTQLQTLESEAEVLQKQHEEARARRDGIAQDHERLLSVHERQAAEYEQLITQHTALKSSQRVLEQEHRSLESKYALLLKQKDAVEDLEASLQKERQSLEEQIHKNTQIMGENHSLREEMDRLSQKHAHLRQEYDGLQLQSKELKTSLNESQLELNRWQARFDQLKEQHQGLDISMTKLDNHCELLTRLKGNLEEENHHLLSQIQMLSQQNQTLLERSMESKEMYHEEQKQYIDKLNSLRRQKEKLEEKIMDQYKFYDPTPKKKSHWVGAKAIAKFMKPKKEGQRERQGSSRERVLSAPDIPLPEIPYNLDCSANSPTLLPPPLPPRQNCLNLDSPSSISVDENHVHSSPKLSVASNNKAPKRFLFLRSKSQDKIRVPRMSPTRTSLGKRLRFWASTDVIMPPSPPEPLSHIGNF, encoded by the exons TGTGAACGTAAAGAGGAAATCATTGAGAAGATTAAGCTGCTGGACATTGAAACCCAGGCAGCTATAGTCTCCCATATCCAGGAG GTGACCCACAACCAGGAGAATGTTCTGGACATGCAGTGGCAGGATGTGGGGGAGCTGCCCCCCGAATTCCTGGATTCACTGTCTCGTAGCATGGCCTTTCACCTACGAAAGCTCATTGATGAGCGGGATGAGTGCTCGGAG ctGATTTTGGAGCTGACTCAAGAGAGGGATTACTTGCAGTCGCAGCAACTCCCTAACTCCATAGGCTACTCAAGTGCTGACCAGTCCTCTCAGCCCTCTATACTCACCAAAGAAGAACGCCAGCACCTGGCAGTGGAGCTTGCTGATACAAAGGCCAAACTCCGCCGTTCCCGCCAGGAATT AGAAGAGAAGACCGAGCAGCTAATAGATGTTAAGAATGAACTGGAGCGTCTGGATGCAGAGAtgcaaaggctgaaacaggag AATATGCAGCTTTTGGCGGAGGCACGGTCGGTACGTGCTTACCGTGATGAGGTGGATGCTCTGAGGGAGCGTGCTGGAAAAGTGGATAGACTCGAAACAGAACTTGCTCGCTTCAAAGAGAAACTTCATGACGTCTATTTCTACAAGGCCCGCATGGAG GAACTGAGAGAGGACAATATGACCCTGCTAGAGACTAAGTCCATGCTCGAAGAGCAGTTGGGTACAGCTAGGGGGCGCTGTGACAAACTGCATGAGCTGGAGAAAGAAAACCTGCACCTGCGCTCCAAACTGCATGATATGGAGATC gaCCGGGACAGTGATAAAAAGCGTCTAGAGGAGCTGCTGGAGGAGAACATGATGCTGGAGATTTCGCAGAAGCAGAGCATGAATGAGTCTGCTCATTTGGGCTGGGAGCTGGAGCAGCTGGCTAAGAACAATGAGGTTAATGACG TATGCAAGTCATTTGTAGTTGAGATGAACGAGTCAGCATCCAGTCGGCTTTTAAAGCTGGAGAAAGAAAACCAGAGCCTGCAGAGCACCATCCAGAACTTGCGTGAGGCCTCGCTCAAGCACGAAGAAACTCAGCTGCACACTGTGGAGCTGGAGAGGGAAAACCAGGGCCTCAGCAAAAAG CTCGAGAGACTGCAGTCTCAACTGGACCAGGAGAAGCAGACAATAAAGGACATGGAGAGTTTTGGAGAAGAGCTCATCAAGGAAAAGGAGAAAATGGAGAAAGATCACGAAACCCAGTGGGCTGAAAAGGGTAAACAG ATCTCAGATCTGGAGCGAGAGAAAGAACATCTAACCCAGACCGTGAACACCTTGCGTAAACGTGCCCAGGAGGACAGCGAGGCACGTGTACGCGAAGTGGAATCTGAGAATCGTATCCTCCACCAGAAGATTTCAGACACTGGAAGTCAGCTGGTACAGCTTGAGCATGAGAAACAGCAGATCACCAAGCAGTTGGAGTGTGAGCACGAATGTGCCAAGGAATTGCAGATAAAGGTAGAGCGCTTGGAGTGTAGTCAGAAGCAACTCCAGGATGAGCTGGCCTCCCTCAAAATGGCTGAAGAGCAGCTTGAAGCCTTGCAGTGCAAGAGCAACATCATAGAACAGGAAAACTGGAAGCTGAAGAAGGACGCAGAAGAGTTACAGAGTAACAATATACGTCTGGCCTTGCTAGAAAAGGAGCACCGGAAGCTAGAAAATGAGAACGTGGAGCTTAGGGGCACTGTAGCTGAACTTCGTTCTCAGGCCAAGCGTACCGAAAGACTGGAAATCAACTGCAGCAGTCTTGACAAAGAGAACCACCGGCTCCAACAGAGCCTGGAAAGTAGCAGCACCAAGATCCAGGATCTTAAGAATGAACTGCATGATGTCGAGGCCCAGAGCGAGGAACTTAGGCATGAGCTGGAGGAGCTGCGGAAAGTGGCGAGGCGCGCTGAGGATGCAGAGAAGGAGCGGCGGAAAGTAGAGCAGGAGCTGAGCCAAGtcgagaaagagagaaagcagcTGGAGAGGGAGGCACGTAGGCTGAGGCAACAAGTAGATGTGAGGGAATCTGCACTTGATGAGAGCGCACTTAAACTGAGCAACATGGAGAAAGAGGGAACAGCCATGAACAGGGAGCTTGCCCGGCTCCAGGAGGTTGCCAGTAGAGTCAAGGATCTGGAGAAAGAGAACAAGGAACTGCAGAAACATGTCACTATTGACAAGAAGACCTTGGCTACGCTCCGAGAG GAGCTGGTGAATGAGAAGTTGAGGGTACAACAGCAGTGTAATGAGTTGGAGAAACTCAGTCATGAGCTAGAGAAGATCGGCCTGAACCGAGAGAGACTGCTGCAGGAAGAGCACAGCTGCGAGGACAA TAAATACAGGATCCTGGAGACAAAGATTGAGTCAGCTCTGAAGAATTCCCTAAAACTGAAGGAGGAAAAGATTCAAGGCCTGGAGTCCCGCCTAGAGGAGAGCAGCAGCTTGAACCAGCAGCTACGCAGCGAGCTCACATCG GTGAAGAAGACACTGGAGGCCTTGAGGCagagacaggaggaggaggCTGCCCACTCTGAAATTTCCCAGAAGGCCGCCGAGCAGGGCAGGTCTGGAACCAGCCAAGAGAAATGGGAGACGGAGCAGAGGGAGATCACAACTGAGCTACTTAAACTCAAAGATCGCCTGATCGACGTGGAAAAGAGT TGCTCGTCTGTTTCCCAGAATGCATCCCTACAGACTGAGAAGCACCTATTGAAAGAGCACTTGAAGCAGCTGGACTCCCAGAACACACAGCTGAACGCTCAGACCCTGGCTCTGCAAAAACAGGCCACAACACTGCAGGAGCAGAACACTGCACTTCACAAAGATACCGCCAAACTACAG GTAGAGAACTCCACACTGAAATCCCAGAATTCATCTCTGACTGCTCAGTACGCGGCCCTACAGACTCAGCTGCAGACGCTAGAGTCAGAGGCAGAGGTTCTGCAGAAGCAACATGAGGAGGCACGAGCCAGACGTGACGGCATCGCTCAGGATCACGAGCGCCTGCTTAGCGTCCACGAGAGGCAGGCAGCCGAATACGAGCAGCTCATCACCCAGCACACTGCCTTAAAGAGTAGCCAGAGAGTGCTGGAGCAGGAACACCGCAGTCTGGAGAGCAA ATATGCACTGCTTCTAAAACAGAAGGATGCTGTGGAGGACCTGGAGGCATCTCTGCAGAAAGAGAGGCAGAGTTTGGAGGAGCAGATTCATAAGAACACACAGATTATGGGAGAGAACCACAGTCTAAGAGAGGAGATGGACAG ACTGTCgcaaaaacatgcacatttgcGTCAGGAGTATGACGGGCTGCAACTTCAGAGCAAGGAGCTTAAGACATCTCTGAATGAGTCACAGCTGGAACTGAACCGCTGGCAGGCACGCTTTGACCAACTCAAAGAGCAGCACCAGGGCCTGGACATCTCCATGACCAAACTGGACAACCACTGTGAG CTGTTGACTCGGCTAAAGGGTAATCTGGAAGAGGAGAACCACCACCTGCTAAGCCAGATCCAGATGCTGAGCCAGCAGAACCAGACATTGTTGGAACGCTCCATGGAGAGCAAGGAGATGTACCATGAGGAGCAGAAACAGTACAT TGATAAGCTAAATTCCTTACGGAGGCAGAAGGAGAAACTAGAAGAGAAGATCATGGATCAGTACAAGTTCTATGATCCGACTCCGAAAAA GAAGAGCCACTGGGTGGGAGCTAAAGCAATAGCCAAATTCATGAAACCCAAGAAGGAGGGACAGCGTGAACGGCAGGGCAGCTCTCGCGAGCGTGTTCTAAGTGCTCCAGACATCCCTTTGCCAGAGATCCCCTACAATCTAGACTGTTCCGCCAACAGCCCAACACTTCTTCCACCTCCCCTGCCTCCTCGCCAGAATTGCCTCAACCTGGACTCACCAAGTAGCATCTCTGTGGATGAGAACCATGTCCACTCCTCTCCGAAATTATCCGTAGCATCAAACAACAAAG cACCTAAGCGGTTCCTTTTCCTGCGGAGTAAGAGCCAGGATAAAATCCGGGTTCCACGGATGTCACCAACCCGGACTTCTCTAGGGAAACGCTTGAGATTCTGGGCCTCCACCGACGTCATCATGCCTCCCTCACCTCCCGAGCCTCTCTCACACATCGGCAATTTTTAG
- the ccdc88c gene encoding protein Daple isoform X3 — protein sequence MQWQDVGELPPEFLDSLSRSMAFHLRKLIDERDECSELILELTQERDYLQSQQLPNSIGYSSADQSSQPSILTKEERQHLAVELADTKAKLRRSRQELEEKTEQLIDVKNELERLDAEMQRLKQENMQLLAEARSVRAYRDEVDALRERAGKVDRLETELARFKEKLHDVYFYKARMEELREDNMTLLETKSMLEEQLGTARGRCDKLHELEKENLHLRSKLHDMEIDRDSDKKRLEELLEENMMLEISQKQSMNESAHLGWELEQLAKNNEVNDVCKSFVVEMNESASSRLLKLEKENQSLQSTIQNLREASLKHEETQLHTVELERENQGLSKKLERLQSQLDQEKQTIKDMESFGEELIKEKEKMEKDHETQWAEKGKQISDLEREKEHLTQTVNTLRKRAQEDSEARVREVESENRILHQKISDTGSQLVQLEHEKQQITKQLECEHECAKELQIKVERLECSQKQLQDELASLKMAEEQLEALQCKSNIIEQENWKLKKDAEELQSNNIRLALLEKEHRKLENENVELRGTVAELRSQAKRTERLEINCSSLDKENHRLQQSLESSSTKIQDLKNELHDVEAQSEELRHELEELRKVARRAEDAEKERRKVEQELSQVEKERKQLEREARRLRQQVDVRESALDESALKLSNMEKEGTAMNRELARLQEVASRVKDLEKENKELQKHVTIDKKTLATLREELVNEKLRVQQQCNELEKLSHELEKIGLNRERLLQEEHSCEDNKYRILETKIESALKNSLKLKEEKIQGLESRLEESSSLNQQLRSELTSVKKTLEALRQRQEEEAAHSEISQKAAEQGRSGTSQEKWETEQREITTELLKLKDRLIDVEKSCSSVSQNASLQTEKHLLKEHLKQLDSQNTQLNAQTLALQKQATTLQEQNTALHKDTAKLQVENSTLKSQNSSLTAQYAALQTQLQTLESEAEVLQKQHEEARARRDGIAQDHERLLSVHERQAAEYEQLITQHTALKSSQRVLEQEHRSLESKYALLLKQKDAVEDLEASLQKERQSLEEQIHKNTQIMGENHSLREEMDRLSQKHAHLRQEYDGLQLQSKELKTSLNESQLELNRWQARFDQLKEQHQGLDISMTKLDNHCELLTRLKGNLEEENHHLLSQIQMLSQQNQTLLERSMESKEMYHEEQKQYIDKLNSLRRQKEKLEEKIMDQYKFYDPTPKKKSHWVGAKAIAKFMKPKKEGQRERQGSSRERVLSAPDIPLPEIPYNLDCSANSPTLLPPPLPPRQNCLNLDSPSSISVDENHVHSSPKLSVASNNKGLSYSGGSRSSEGYRPGGGSTEDMNGYEELVLRQRGLEPIASCSTPLNQISHNTPGFTSSSLRPGRRPKGLISDEDQRMHSLDAGFGSGGHGNAGLRPRSGDYSRNTSSSSSPVNLKDSLERLQRRSASLSSDDVVGLSHESSTISQSSLLPRSSTLSYEVTPPTRSTPRSTCPRPGSPGSEMVTLEQFLEESNTLSPPTVHTGSREDLMTDYFTKVGRPTPPTRDGAKTPTSYVTPTIKATASLPDGRSSKPGHSVKPSIRLTEGSMPLSHSQTLPNRGTSGSEGRSMHLQHSGPRRGTTGSNSLNRTFSLASADLLQSNGPDKYRPEAGSPVHSEGMTRRERPLSARLTVSSGHLSIDPRRHTVAPPREDPPLTSSCTALPSDRGYSASSGRSGTMHSTTSLYPRGEVALVTPVRAVSALRQKEVEEHRETMQSESPSSSLKKADSSGTGCCVEERPMSTPASPDPNNDQQTVWYEYGCV from the exons ATGCAGTGGCAGGATGTGGGGGAGCTGCCCCCCGAATTCCTGGATTCACTGTCTCGTAGCATGGCCTTTCACCTACGAAAGCTCATTGATGAGCGGGATGAGTGCTCGGAG ctGATTTTGGAGCTGACTCAAGAGAGGGATTACTTGCAGTCGCAGCAACTCCCTAACTCCATAGGCTACTCAAGTGCTGACCAGTCCTCTCAGCCCTCTATACTCACCAAAGAAGAACGCCAGCACCTGGCAGTGGAGCTTGCTGATACAAAGGCCAAACTCCGCCGTTCCCGCCAGGAATT AGAAGAGAAGACCGAGCAGCTAATAGATGTTAAGAATGAACTGGAGCGTCTGGATGCAGAGAtgcaaaggctgaaacaggag AATATGCAGCTTTTGGCGGAGGCACGGTCGGTACGTGCTTACCGTGATGAGGTGGATGCTCTGAGGGAGCGTGCTGGAAAAGTGGATAGACTCGAAACAGAACTTGCTCGCTTCAAAGAGAAACTTCATGACGTCTATTTCTACAAGGCCCGCATGGAG GAACTGAGAGAGGACAATATGACCCTGCTAGAGACTAAGTCCATGCTCGAAGAGCAGTTGGGTACAGCTAGGGGGCGCTGTGACAAACTGCATGAGCTGGAGAAAGAAAACCTGCACCTGCGCTCCAAACTGCATGATATGGAGATC gaCCGGGACAGTGATAAAAAGCGTCTAGAGGAGCTGCTGGAGGAGAACATGATGCTGGAGATTTCGCAGAAGCAGAGCATGAATGAGTCTGCTCATTTGGGCTGGGAGCTGGAGCAGCTGGCTAAGAACAATGAGGTTAATGACG TATGCAAGTCATTTGTAGTTGAGATGAACGAGTCAGCATCCAGTCGGCTTTTAAAGCTGGAGAAAGAAAACCAGAGCCTGCAGAGCACCATCCAGAACTTGCGTGAGGCCTCGCTCAAGCACGAAGAAACTCAGCTGCACACTGTGGAGCTGGAGAGGGAAAACCAGGGCCTCAGCAAAAAG CTCGAGAGACTGCAGTCTCAACTGGACCAGGAGAAGCAGACAATAAAGGACATGGAGAGTTTTGGAGAAGAGCTCATCAAGGAAAAGGAGAAAATGGAGAAAGATCACGAAACCCAGTGGGCTGAAAAGGGTAAACAG ATCTCAGATCTGGAGCGAGAGAAAGAACATCTAACCCAGACCGTGAACACCTTGCGTAAACGTGCCCAGGAGGACAGCGAGGCACGTGTACGCGAAGTGGAATCTGAGAATCGTATCCTCCACCAGAAGATTTCAGACACTGGAAGTCAGCTGGTACAGCTTGAGCATGAGAAACAGCAGATCACCAAGCAGTTGGAGTGTGAGCACGAATGTGCCAAGGAATTGCAGATAAAGGTAGAGCGCTTGGAGTGTAGTCAGAAGCAACTCCAGGATGAGCTGGCCTCCCTCAAAATGGCTGAAGAGCAGCTTGAAGCCTTGCAGTGCAAGAGCAACATCATAGAACAGGAAAACTGGAAGCTGAAGAAGGACGCAGAAGAGTTACAGAGTAACAATATACGTCTGGCCTTGCTAGAAAAGGAGCACCGGAAGCTAGAAAATGAGAACGTGGAGCTTAGGGGCACTGTAGCTGAACTTCGTTCTCAGGCCAAGCGTACCGAAAGACTGGAAATCAACTGCAGCAGTCTTGACAAAGAGAACCACCGGCTCCAACAGAGCCTGGAAAGTAGCAGCACCAAGATCCAGGATCTTAAGAATGAACTGCATGATGTCGAGGCCCAGAGCGAGGAACTTAGGCATGAGCTGGAGGAGCTGCGGAAAGTGGCGAGGCGCGCTGAGGATGCAGAGAAGGAGCGGCGGAAAGTAGAGCAGGAGCTGAGCCAAGtcgagaaagagagaaagcagcTGGAGAGGGAGGCACGTAGGCTGAGGCAACAAGTAGATGTGAGGGAATCTGCACTTGATGAGAGCGCACTTAAACTGAGCAACATGGAGAAAGAGGGAACAGCCATGAACAGGGAGCTTGCCCGGCTCCAGGAGGTTGCCAGTAGAGTCAAGGATCTGGAGAAAGAGAACAAGGAACTGCAGAAACATGTCACTATTGACAAGAAGACCTTGGCTACGCTCCGAGAG GAGCTGGTGAATGAGAAGTTGAGGGTACAACAGCAGTGTAATGAGTTGGAGAAACTCAGTCATGAGCTAGAGAAGATCGGCCTGAACCGAGAGAGACTGCTGCAGGAAGAGCACAGCTGCGAGGACAA TAAATACAGGATCCTGGAGACAAAGATTGAGTCAGCTCTGAAGAATTCCCTAAAACTGAAGGAGGAAAAGATTCAAGGCCTGGAGTCCCGCCTAGAGGAGAGCAGCAGCTTGAACCAGCAGCTACGCAGCGAGCTCACATCG GTGAAGAAGACACTGGAGGCCTTGAGGCagagacaggaggaggaggCTGCCCACTCTGAAATTTCCCAGAAGGCCGCCGAGCAGGGCAGGTCTGGAACCAGCCAAGAGAAATGGGAGACGGAGCAGAGGGAGATCACAACTGAGCTACTTAAACTCAAAGATCGCCTGATCGACGTGGAAAAGAGT TGCTCGTCTGTTTCCCAGAATGCATCCCTACAGACTGAGAAGCACCTATTGAAAGAGCACTTGAAGCAGCTGGACTCCCAGAACACACAGCTGAACGCTCAGACCCTGGCTCTGCAAAAACAGGCCACAACACTGCAGGAGCAGAACACTGCACTTCACAAAGATACCGCCAAACTACAG GTAGAGAACTCCACACTGAAATCCCAGAATTCATCTCTGACTGCTCAGTACGCGGCCCTACAGACTCAGCTGCAGACGCTAGAGTCAGAGGCAGAGGTTCTGCAGAAGCAACATGAGGAGGCACGAGCCAGACGTGACGGCATCGCTCAGGATCACGAGCGCCTGCTTAGCGTCCACGAGAGGCAGGCAGCCGAATACGAGCAGCTCATCACCCAGCACACTGCCTTAAAGAGTAGCCAGAGAGTGCTGGAGCAGGAACACCGCAGTCTGGAGAGCAA ATATGCACTGCTTCTAAAACAGAAGGATGCTGTGGAGGACCTGGAGGCATCTCTGCAGAAAGAGAGGCAGAGTTTGGAGGAGCAGATTCATAAGAACACACAGATTATGGGAGAGAACCACAGTCTAAGAGAGGAGATGGACAG ACTGTCgcaaaaacatgcacatttgcGTCAGGAGTATGACGGGCTGCAACTTCAGAGCAAGGAGCTTAAGACATCTCTGAATGAGTCACAGCTGGAACTGAACCGCTGGCAGGCACGCTTTGACCAACTCAAAGAGCAGCACCAGGGCCTGGACATCTCCATGACCAAACTGGACAACCACTGTGAG CTGTTGACTCGGCTAAAGGGTAATCTGGAAGAGGAGAACCACCACCTGCTAAGCCAGATCCAGATGCTGAGCCAGCAGAACCAGACATTGTTGGAACGCTCCATGGAGAGCAAGGAGATGTACCATGAGGAGCAGAAACAGTACAT TGATAAGCTAAATTCCTTACGGAGGCAGAAGGAGAAACTAGAAGAGAAGATCATGGATCAGTACAAGTTCTATGATCCGACTCCGAAAAA GAAGAGCCACTGGGTGGGAGCTAAAGCAATAGCCAAATTCATGAAACCCAAGAAGGAGGGACAGCGTGAACGGCAGGGCAGCTCTCGCGAGCGTGTTCTAAGTGCTCCAGACATCCCTTTGCCAGAGATCCCCTACAATCTAGACTGTTCCGCCAACAGCCCAACACTTCTTCCACCTCCCCTGCCTCCTCGCCAGAATTGCCTCAACCTGGACTCACCAAGTAGCATCTCTGTGGATGAGAACCATGTCCACTCCTCTCCGAAATTATCCGTAGCATCAAACAACAAAG GTCTGAGTTACAGCGGTGGTTCCAGAAGCTCTGAGGGGTACCGTCCAGGAGGGGGCAGCACAGAGGACATGAACGGATACGAGGAGCTGGTGCTTAGACAAAGAGGCTTAGAGCCAATCGCATCCTGTTCAACGCCACTCAATCAAATCTCTCACAATACACCAGGCTTCACCTCGTCTAGCTTACGGCCAGGGCGCAGGCCCAAAG GATTAATCTCTGACGAGGACCAGCGTATGCACTCCCTCGATGCCGGCTTTGGGAGCGGTGGCCATGGAAACGCAG GACTCAGGCCCAGATCTGGAGATTACAGTAGGAACACTTCCAGCAGCAGCTCTCCAGTCAACTTAAAAG aTTCCCTGGAGCGTTTGCAGAGACGTTCTGCCAGTCTCTCCAGTGACGATGTGGTTGGTCTGAGCCACGAGAGCTCCACCATTAGCCAGTCCTCTCTGCTGCCCCGTAGCTCCACCCTTTCCTATGAAGTGACGCCTCCAACACGGTCTACTCCACGAAGCACCTGTCCACGCCCTGGCTCCCCTGGCAGTGAGATGGTCACCTTGGAGCAGTTTCTGGAGGAGAGCAATACCCTTTCACCTCCTACT GTGCACACAGGAAGTCGGGAGGACTTAATGACTGATTATTTTACCAAAGTGGGCAGGCCAACACCACCCACGAGAGATGGCGCTAAAACACCCACGAGTTACGTCACACCCACCATCAAAGCCACAGCATCCCTACCAGATGGGCGATCTTCCAAACCTGGGCACAGTGTTAAACCAAGCATACGACTCACAGAAGGTTCCATGCCCCTTTCCCACTCTCAGACACTTCCTAACCGAGGCACTAGCGGGTCAGAGGGGAGGTCAATGCACTTGCAGCACTCAGGGCCTCGCAGAGGAACCACAGGCAGCAACAGCCTGAACCGCACTTTCAGCCTTGCCTCAGCCGACCTCCTCCAATCAAATGGCCCGGACAAATACCGGCCTGAGGCGGGTAGCCCTGTTCATTCCGAGGGGATGACGAGGAGGGAGCGTCCACTTTCAGCCAGGCTTACCGTAAGCTCTGGTCATCTTTCAATAGACCCCCGGCGCCACACTGTAGCTCCTCCCAGAGAAGACCCACCACTCACTTCCTCTTGCACTGCTTTGCCGTCAGACCGAGGATACAGTGCGAGTAGTGGCCGCTCAGGAACCATGCACTCGACCACTTCACTCTATCCCCGGGGTGAGGTGGCATTGGTGACACCAGTGCGTGCTGTCTCTGCCCTGAGACAGAAGGAGGTGGAAGAGCACAGGGAAACCATGCAGAGTGAGTCACCTTCCTCCTCCCTGAAGAAAGCGGACAGTTCTGGCACAGGCTGTTGTGTAGAAGAGAGGCCAATGAGCACACCAGCCTCACCAGACCCCAACAACGACCAGCAGACTGTTTGGTACGAATACGGCTGTGTGTAA